Genomic segment of Thunnus thynnus chromosome 21, fThuThy2.1, whole genome shotgun sequence:
ATTTAAGCTAGGTATTGTTAcgttttttttaagataaaatgcCATAATCGTTTTGGTTACCACATCCTGATGACTGGATACCAGCCTAGAATCCATCTCTTACCGTCAAGCTGTGATATCCATCCAACAACAGCAACTGTGTATCCGCTtctaaaaccaaaataatatttttttcatgtattaaataaacaacatatacTATAGTCCATCCTCTGGTTTGTGCTCTTTTAAAAATTaccctttaaaaacagaacCATACAATGTCCTAATCAAGCAGATCTCTTTAAGTAGAATGTTTTCCTGTCCTCCTAattcatgtgacagtcacatcAATGTTGATTTCCTTTCAATTTGGTGGCTTAAATTAGGATTTGTGTAGCGACATGAACACTAGTGTGTTGTGGATGGAAAAGTACTAAGTAGTTGACATGAAAATGTCTTCATGAAAGTGCCAAATTATTCAATTCAGTTAGCAAATAGCAGTCACAGACTTTAAGTGGGTTGAGAAGTATTACCCAACTGTCTTCCCCACAATGTAGTAACAAGGAAATAGATTCATATTATACAAAAAGAAACTCTTTGTGGCTTGGTGTGCATAGCATATATACTGAAGGCATGACTTTCCCTGCTTTATAACAGGATTTAGTGTCATATAATGTTAGTTATATCTTAGGTCTCCATCCATTAATGAACTGCATGAGTTTCTTCACTTGCAGTTTGCTTAGCTTGAAGTCCTCGGACAAAATCTCTTCAGTGAGCTGCAGGAGTAAATTCCCATCAATCttctcagaaacaaaaagagaaacaatgTCATCTGGCAGGCCGATAAATCTGAGAGATTTGGACACCTCTTCAATAGAGAGACCAGCCAGGCTGGATGGGGGCTGCCATTGCGCAGTGGGAGAAGAGGACGGACAGTTAGGAGTTAATGGGTTAGTGGTGGGCTGTATCTCTTTTGTGCCTTCCTCATGTTGAGTAAGTGAGCAATTTGAAGTGTCCTGCGTACTGTCACAGGTTGATCCGGACAGTAAATCTTTGCACTTCTTTACGGCATTTGACTTCGGTGTTCTCGGTGGTAAGATGGGGCAAGAGAGGCTCTGCTTAGTGTTTGATTCTTCTATCGGCTTGTCTCTGTACATTTCCGAATTGTAACTTGAGGATTTGGTGCAGAACTGATTCAGAGAAGCTTTCTGCAATCTGAAGTctttactgctgtgtgtgtgctctcggCCATCAAAGTCAACAAGGCTGGATGTGCAGGTTTTTGTATTTGGGGATCTCTTTCTGGGGTAACTGTAGTAACTTCGACAGCTGGCTGGTAGAAATTCATCCATACCACGCGATTCTCCTCCACTGAAGTTATTTGGCCAAGACAACCTGGAGGACATCCCGTCTGAGGGCAGGCTACCACTGGGCAAAGTAGCATTTGGCTCACTGGTGGATTTACCCCAGTTACAAGGGTAGCACACTTGGCTTTGCTCTTGTGGTTCAGCCGCCTCTTGCTCGCTTGCTCCAATACTGATGGAAAAATATCAGATTATTTAGTAGTAGAGGAGCAAACCTCATGTGAACCTTATCATAAGAtttgaatatttaacattttaaacacttgGCATATTTTGCAGCTGTTTGAATGCAGGTTGTGTGATAAAGAGAAACTGCAATATACAGATACTTTGTTATTCTTGACAGGTTTAATTGTTACAAACAGATGCTATGAAATGGTTTCAATTCTTACATGTTGTGGAGCCCAGAAGAATAATAGGAGAGGGTTGGACTTGGAGAGCGCGTCTCCTGCTGCCGTGGTTTGGACAGGATGGGTACCGATGGCATCTGTTTCAAACTTCGTGGCGGAATCGGTGGGGCATTCAAAAGACGGCATTCTTCCTTCACCTAGAAAGGTATGATCTAACTTTGAAACTGACAGTAAAACTaatattcacttttcatttctgaAAAACTGGAGGTGTTACACTGCTTAAGTATAATGCATGATACTCACAGCTTCAGACTTGGGTGGGACTGGTGGTGGAGTAAGAGACACATCTGAGCTAGTCACTGCACCAACAGGACAAGTGACTGGGTATGACAGGGCTGCTGTTGTACCACAGCCGTTGTTGATGCCTCGGATTCCCTCAGTTAAAGACGATTTTGGGATCTGGCCTCTCAAGTGATCCAGCCACAGCTCCTCATAGGGAACGTCCGACTTGTTTAGGGATGGCTGCTGGTTTGAGCTATCCAATAGCTCGGGGAAAAAGTGTTCGTTTTCTCCCGAGTCTGAAGGAATGCTGTCGGAAGGCAGAAGAGCCCAATCTCCGCATAGCGTCATACATCCCTGCAAGTTGACCTCACTGTTACCGTGCAGGTTGCTGCCATACACGCACACGGATAGTCGGTGGAAAGACTGGGTGAGTTCATCGCGGGCGTACGTTAAAGAGCTGGGAATCTGCATGTGGTTGGCGCACCCGTTGGAGGTGCTGCTGCCTGCACTGCTTCCGCTGCAACTGCCATTCCCGCTGCTTTTCTTAGGGCTCTTACCGTCGTCGTTCCAGTCAGTTCGCACATCCCGGACGGCACGAGAATAGTCATCTATGTCAAACTGCTCCTGGCAGAAGGAGAACCAGCGATACACCATAGTGTCTAGCCACAACTCTCCTTGCAGCAGTTCCTCTGGAATAATAAATCGAGGCATGGCCATATGAAAGGGAAAATGGATGGGGATAATTTTGTTGCTTCTCAGAATGCAGCACACGACCACTGTCTTCGTCTGAATGTTGACCAATTTGTAACGATGACCTTCCCGGATGAGATGGAGGTCATGCTGGTTGCGGGGTGGACTGCTGGGTACCGTCACATTGACCGGGAGACGGGTTTTCTCCACAATGTTCCTGATGGTGTGCTCCCCGTCCTGCATCTGAAGCTCCAGAGGACTACAGGTGCTGAACCTGCCTTTGCACTGGAAAGGTAGGCTGATGCTCTCATTGGTGCGATGGTTCATGCAGATCAAGCAAGGCATCTTGCCTCGACCAATCTTACTGATGGAATTCAGCTTCCCGATCTTCTTAAAGATAGTGTTGAATCTTGATTTTTCTTTGGAGGTCTTGGCATAGAGGATCTCAGCCTGGCCCATTAATGTCAGTTCATCACCGGTGCTTAGTGTAATATTGTAAACTTCTGTGTCTTCATTGCATTCCCCTGAAGCCATCTGTGAAAAGATGACATATGGTGTAAGCACTAAAGAAATTAAGGAGTGCATTTGTACCTCAtgatcttgattttttttttttagtaaaaccCCTAGCAGTGTACGTGAGAACTTTTCTTTCGTAATGCATCGCAGCTTCTGTGTAAGTGTGGTTTCACAGCCCTAAACACCACTTACCAGTGTGGACAGAAGACTATTACACCAGTTAAATGTGAGAGGAAGCTAAAACCAAAAAGCGACAATGACAAAGATACTGTGGAAAGGTAAGCTTTAATGCCGCCGAAgctacagctgtttttaaaaacaggctTTGTGGAACAGACCTTgctaaaactaaatcaaatttACTTAAAAAGTCCAAGGTATATCTAAATATCAGTATGATTTCTAGTCTTAACAGGAAATCTTACGGACTACTGCTCATATCAGAATCGATAGTCAGAGGTCTAGAGAAGTAAATGATAGgaaaagatatttatttttaataacacACAAGAAATCATAATAATTCCTTGAACAGATTAGACATACCTTGACATTGAAAGTGATTTCTTCCATGACGTATACCCTTTCAGGGAATGCTTTGGCCACCTCCTCCACGCTGTTGAAGTATTGCACAGGTTCCTTGACATCTCTGTCCTGTTCCAGCAGCTTAAACTGACCTAAAGTAGGAAAAGACATAACAGTGCGACTAACTCAAGCAAGCATTGAAGCCTCATTAACTGGACCATAGTCCCAAATTTCAGCAACCCATATCATCCTTTGCATTTTCAGGATTTAATAGAGCTgctaaatatatttgaaatattctTATTTTGGGGTAGTTTAAGGATTTGCTGTGCCATAATCTCTAGAAATTATTCTTTGACGGGAAATAATTAGTTTTAAGAAGCTCCTTAAACAGATGCTCTAAAATTTAAAAGACAGGGGCATATGTTCTGTGTCACTGAGTTTTTATCAACTATAAAAATTGTTTCAGAGTTAAAGCCGTAAATTTTCACTGTAGAAGATAATGATCCAatagacacaaacatacagtacatcatcaAAATATGATATCAGGCAAATTCAGGGAGTATCTATGCACGTGTATACCTTCATAGTGAACTGGTATCTCTATTTTGGGCCCGATGACATAGTGTCCCTCCTCTAGACTGTGAGCAGTAATAGTCGTCCACTGACGGCAGGAATGAATCAAGAGGTAGTCATTGTCTCTGAGCCCTTCAACCAACTGACCTGCAGGagtgaaaacaacaaattcacTTACAAAGCAGAACACATTATACCTTACAGTCCAGGATATACTGTACAACGGCACAGTGCAATAGTCATGGAAAATATCAATGTACGATAAATTTACCAAACCTTTGGTATAACTTTTTGCTGTACTTTTTAGTCAAAATCTTAACAGTCATGAAACACTGAAGCCTGTCTTGTAGAACATGAAACACCACGTGACAGTCGCAGCATCATGACACTTTCAAAGAGCCAGATTAATAGCTAAAGCCTGACTAGACACACTGGGGTGTCTAGAATGTGAGTCACGACAG
This window contains:
- the garem gene encoding GRB2-associated and regulator of MAPK protein 1, whose amino-acid sequence is MELGTMLYNNLKDVTWSTTSLPLDQLVSAYRLPQIAKLDNGQLVEGLRDNDYLLIHSCRQWTTITAHSLEEGHYVIGPKIEIPVHYEGQFKLLEQDRDVKEPVQYFNSVEEVAKAFPERVYVMEEITFNVKMASGECNEDTEVYNITLSTGDELTLMGQAEILYAKTSKEKSRFNTIFKKIGKLNSISKIGRGKMPCLICMNHRTNESISLPFQCKGRFSTCSPLELQMQDGEHTIRNIVEKTRLPVNVTVPSSPPRNQHDLHLIREGHRYKLVNIQTKTVVVCCILRSNKIIPIHFPFHMAMPRFIIPEELLQGELWLDTMVYRWFSFCQEQFDIDDYSRAVRDVRTDWNDDGKSPKKSSGNGSCSGSSAGSSTSNGCANHMQIPSSLTYARDELTQSFHRLSVCVYGSNLHGNSEVNLQGCMTLCGDWALLPSDSIPSDSGENEHFFPELLDSSNQQPSLNKSDVPYEELWLDHLRGQIPKSSLTEGIRGINNGCGTTAALSYPVTCPVGAVTSSDVSLTPPPVPPKSEAVKEECRLLNAPPIPPRSLKQMPSVPILSKPRQQETRSPSPTLSYYSSGLHNIIGASEQEAAEPQEQSQVCYPCNWGKSTSEPNATLPSGSLPSDGMSSRLSWPNNFSGGESRGMDEFLPASCRSYYSYPRKRSPNTKTCTSSLVDFDGREHTHSSKDFRLQKASLNQFCTKSSSYNSEMYRDKPIEESNTKQSLSCPILPPRTPKSNAVKKCKDLLSGSTCDSTQDTSNCSLTQHEEGTKEIQPTTNPLTPNCPSSSPTAQWQPPSSLAGLSIEEVSKSLRFIGLPDDIVSLFVSEKIDGNLLLQLTEEILSEDFKLSKLQVKKLMQFINGWRPKI